The DNA segment GTTGCCGATATGGGGGTACGTCAGGGTGACGAGCTGGCGGGCGTAGGACGGGTCCGTCAGGACCTCCTGATAGCCGGTCATCGCGGTGTTGAACACCACTTCGCCGACCGAAAGGCCATCTGCGCCTACGGATTCGCCCTCGAATACGGTGCCGTCTTCGAGTACGAGAATTGCGGGTCGAGTCACGGGGTTCGCCTTGGGGTGAAGGAACCCTGCCCCACCAACTTGCGGCTGCAAGAAACCGCAGACGCGGCGTTCATCCGGTCCGTGGCGATGGGTAACAGGCGAGCGGGAATTGTACGGGGAAGGCCTGTTCAGCGCCACCGTTTTTTGCACCCGGCCGCGGGAAACGGGCGTCCCAGCGGGGCTGCGTGTTCAGGTTGAACAGCGGCGCGGCTCGCGATGCAGCGTGTCACTCCAGCAGGTCGCGCACGCGGTAAGCGCCGGGCGCGCGGCCAGCCAGCATCCGCGCCACATGCAGCGCGCCTCTCGCGAAGATGTCGCGGTGGGTAGCCCGGTGGGTCAACTCGATCCGCTCGCCGAGCCCCGCAAACTGCACCGTATGCTCCCCCACGATGTCGCCCGCCCTGAGACTGGCGTAGTGAACGGGCTGCCCGGCACTGCCTGCCGCCTGCCCGAGGGTCAATGCAGTCCCTGAAGGCGCGTCCTTCTTGTGGATGTGGTGGGATTCGACGATATCGACATCCCAACCGGGCAGTGCCGCTGCCGCGCGTTCCACCAACTCGGTCAGCACGGCGACCCCGAGGCTGAAATTGGTTGCCCACACCAGCGGAATGCGCGTTGCGGCCGTTGCGAGCGCCCCCTGCTGGGCCTCATCGATGCCCGTCGTACCGGACACCAGCGGCAGGACCCGCTCGACGCACAACGCCAGGATCGGGTCGAAGCCTTCGGGCAGGCTGAAATCGATCGCGACGTCGAACGCGGGCACGCCCGACAGTTCCGCAGCGGCGAAATGCGGCACGCCTTCCACCACGCGCTGCGCAGGGGAACGACGGGTCACGGCGGCAACGACGGTGTACAGGGCGGGCTGCTCGGCGGCGAGGCGAAGCAGGGCCTGGCCCATGCGGCCGGAGGCACCGTGGATGAGCAAGCGTGTGGGGGCAGCGTTCATGGGGCCATGGTAGCGGCCCCTCGCGCCTCGGCGTAGCCCCGCGACTCAGGGCGTCTGCGGATATCCCAGATGGAAGCCCTGCGCGAACGGGACGCCGAGCGCCTTGAGTGTCTCCAACTGCCGCTCGTTCTCGACGCCCTCGGCGATCAGGTCGGCCTGCGTACCCTGCGCGAACGTCAGCAACGCGGCGATGAGCGCCTGCATGCGCGGCCGCTGGTCCACTTCGCGCACCAGGGTGATGTCGAGCTTGATGATGTCGGGCGCTAGCCGCAGCACGTGTCGCAGACTCGCGAAACCGGCGCCGGTATCGTCCACGGCGATGCGCGCCCCCAGGTCCTGCAGCGCGGAGAGGCATTGGTTCAACCGCCCGTAGTCGTCCACTGCGGTGTGTTCGGTGATCTCCAGCACCAGCCGGCGCAGGTCGTGCCTGCCGACGAGGCTCCGAAGCCGGTCGCTGCAGGCGGTTTCCGGCGAAATGTTGATCGACAAGAAGGCATCCGCCGGCAACGACGCCAAGTGTGCGAGTGCCGCTTCGGCCGCCGCGAGTTCGAGTTCGACACTGAGCCCGCTGCGCGCGGCATCTTCGAACCAGCGCCCCGTGGACAGGTCATATTCGATCGGAAAGCGCGCCAACGCCTCGTAACCGGCGACAACGCCATCGGCGAGGCGCACGATCGGCTGGAGTGCGGTCGCGATCTGCCGACGTTCCAGCACTTCCAACAGGCGCTCGCGGGCATCATTCACATGCTTGCGGTCGCGCTCGCCGTGTCCCATGCGGGCCTCGAGCGCCGCGCGCATCTGAGCGTGTTCGATCGCCTTGTACATGCTGGCCGCGACCAGCGTGCTCAAGTGTTCGAGCGTCTTGCAGTCGGTCTCATCGTAGGCATTCGGCGTGGCGGCCAACACCTTCAGCACGCCGACCACCTGTCCACGGAACCGGAGCGGTGCGACCAGCATCGATCGCAGGCCTACGCTGCGGCAGGCATCGCGATTGACACGCGGATCCTCCTCGCTGTCATCGCAACGCAAGACTTGTGCTTCCGCGATGCATCGTCCCGATAGGCTGCCTTCGACCGGCAGCGTCATGCCGATCTGGCTCTGCGCGATGCCGCTGGCCGACCAGTAGCGCATCAGGTCGCCGTCCCGGATCTCGAGCACGGCGCCCGCCGAACCCGTCAGTTCCTGCGCGCGGTAAGTGATGGCATCGACCACATCCTGCGGTTCGGGGCCGGCCGCGGCGATCTCCCCTTGCGCTGCGACGATGCGCGTCAGCAGTGCAATCGCCTCTTCGTCGGATCCGCCTGCATCGGGCGTGGACGGTGGCACTCGTACCGACGACAAGGACGTTACTTTTCGATCGCGACTCATCTCCGACACTCCCTGCGGATGATGAACATGATGCATCCCCCGATGCATTGAGGCCGTGATGCTAGAGCGAGCCGCGGTGCGATGTCGAGTAAACACATTTACGAAACGACCGAGCCGTCAGGCGGGGTCACTCTACAGGTGGAACACCGATCAACCGCTTCTGCCAGTTCTCCACGGCGCCGCGCTCCAGGCGCCGCTCGAACAGCGTCCGCCACGACGGCACCAAGGGCAACGCGAGCACTTCACGCAGCACGTCGACCTCGATGGCACGCTGGTACAGCAGGTCGATGAAGCGGGAAAGCGGCCACGCGGGATGTGGGCGCGCTTCCAGCACGATGGCATCGCCCTGCTGTACCTGCCCGGGCTCGATCACGCGGTAGTACCACCCCGTACGCCCGGTGTCCTGCACGCGGCGCGCCATGTCCGTAATCTCGAAACGGTCGGACAATTTCCAGCAGGGTTGGCGCGATTGCGACACTTCCACCAGCGCCGACCCCAACCGGAAGCGATCCCCCAGGCATACGTCAGCTTCGGTCAAGCCCGTCGTGCTGATGTTCTCACCGAATGCGCCTGCCTTTGCCAACAACGGATGGGGCCCGACGTCCTCGCGCCATGGCGTGTAGTGATCGTGGGGATAGTGGTGGATCGCTTTGTCGGGTCCGCCATGAACGCGCAAGTCCCCCTGCTCGTCAGCGGCGAGCCCCAATGTGG comes from the Pseudoxanthomonas sp. YR558 genome and includes:
- the dapB gene encoding 4-hydroxy-tetrahydrodipicolinate reductase; protein product: MNAAPTRLLIHGASGRMGQALLRLAAEQPALYTVVAAVTRRSPAQRVVEGVPHFAAAELSGVPAFDVAIDFSLPEGFDPILALCVERVLPLVSGTTGIDEAQQGALATAATRIPLVWATNFSLGVAVLTELVERAAAALPGWDVDIVESHHIHKKDAPSGTALTLGQAAGSAGQPVHYASLRAGDIVGEHTVQFAGLGERIELTHRATHRDIFARGALHVARMLAGRAPGAYRVRDLLE
- a CDS encoding EAL domain-containing protein, whose product is MSSVRVPPSTPDAGGSDEEAIALLTRIVAAQGEIAAAGPEPQDVVDAITYRAQELTGSAGAVLEIRDGDLMRYWSASGIAQSQIGMTLPVEGSLSGRCIAEAQVLRCDDSEEDPRVNRDACRSVGLRSMLVAPLRFRGQVVGVLKVLAATPNAYDETDCKTLEHLSTLVAASMYKAIEHAQMRAALEARMGHGERDRKHVNDARERLLEVLERRQIATALQPIVRLADGVVAGYEALARFPIEYDLSTGRWFEDAARSGLSVELELAAAEAALAHLASLPADAFLSINISPETACSDRLRSLVGRHDLRRLVLEITEHTAVDDYGRLNQCLSALQDLGARIAVDDTGAGFASLRHVLRLAPDIIKLDITLVREVDQRPRMQALIAALLTFAQGTQADLIAEGVENERQLETLKALGVPFAQGFHLGYPQTP
- a CDS encoding MOSC domain-containing protein; translation: MNSKTTTTTCVIEDVLVGRAVPFTRAGSVSAIAKASVRGPQRVTTLGLAADEQGDLRVHGGPDKAIHHYPHDHYTPWREDVGPHPLLAKAGAFGENISTTGLTEADVCLGDRFRLGSALVEVSQSRQPCWKLSDRFEITDMARRVQDTGRTGWYYRVIEPGQVQQGDAIVLEARPHPAWPLSRFIDLLYQRAIEVDVLREVLALPLVPSWRTLFERRLERGAVENWQKRLIGVPPVE